GGCGAGGCAGAGCTTCCGGTCAATGGTGAGATCTTCCCGGATCGCTGCTGCCGGGCAGAGTATCCGTGCATGGCAGGGGGAACAGGAGATGCAGCTATCGGGATGATGCCGGACGGCCCGGTCGGTCCCCTGCCAGACGGCACCGTAATCGGCAGATCCACGGGGTTTCCTCTCTTCTATCCCGGCGATGGGGAGTGGGATGTCGCCGTCCCGGATCAGAAGGGCCTGCAGGGATGCATCGTCAAGGACAGGAACTGCGGCAGCGACCGAGGTGAGGCATTCGGGTCCTTCGGATGTTGTAAACCCGCCCATCATCAGAGGATCCATCCCTTTCATATCGGCGGAACAGGCGAGATTCGGGCGTTGTGGTGTTGATCGCGTCCCTTCGCCGAGGATGATCCCGTCGGCGCCATTGAGGTGGATCGGGGTCCCCGGTCCGAGGGACCTGAGGGAGGGATCATTCTCGACGGGATTAATCTCTCCGCATCCTGAGACCGAGATCTCCCTGCATGGGCCGTGGAGGCCGGTCACCGAGAAGATCGTCGGGGTGACCCCCTCCTCCTCGGCAAGGAATGCGGTATAATTCCGGAATGCCGATCGTGTCGTATGGAGCCTCGCCGCCGGGCAGTCATCAAGGGTGATGGTGGCGGAATGGGTCTGGCCGTCAGCAAACGCCTCGCAATGGATCTCCCTGCCCGCTGCGAGATCCGCAAAGAGGTGGCCTCCCCCATATCGGCCGTCACGGTGGGCAGTGCCATAGACGATACAGTCGATGAGGCCGAGCCGTTCGTTGGGGCAGGGGCCTGGAAAGGCCGGGACCCCGTTGAGAGTACATGATACGGCACGCCTGAAGGTGCCGGGCGGGGCAACCGGGATCGAGAGAACTGCATAGGTCCCCGACATCACCCCGAATGTTGCGCAGGTGACGATATCGACCTCCTCTGCCGTGAACTCCTCCCCGTCCCGCAGGCGCCTCTTAAACTCATCTGCCGGGATGACAACGGCAGTGCCATCCCGTATCTTCCGGTTGATCTCTCCCGGTGTCTTCACAGTCCGATCCCCTCCACTCTGACATGCAGTCCGTCCTTCTCCATGATAACCATATTCACGACACCAGTGTGGGAGAGGCCCATCATGCAGAAGCCGGGGAGGAACCGCTGCCTGTTGCCGAATGCAGGCTCACGCCTGACCGTCTCTGCGATCCCCTCGAAGGCATGGACATGGTATGCCCGGATATCCTTCACCTCCCCGTTCCGTGCTTCAAGAGGGGTTGTGACATGGCAGGAGATGATCCCGCTCACCGGATCGGCAGCGGTTACCCTGAGGGCATGGGTAATCGGGCAGCCTGCACCCGCGGGCCTTCCGATGACGAGATCCCCCCTCTGTATCTCCCAGCGTTCAACGAGATCCGGGCGGAAGGGGACGATATCCTTCCGGGTCGACGGCTCCCCCGGAAACGGGTGAAGGACGAAGTCGTACTCAATCCCAAGAAGATCAACTCCTGAATACCCGGTTGGCGCCTGTTTCTTCTCTTCCCCATAGAACGGGCAGTCGGTCCGCCTCTTTGCACCAGCGGCAAGGAGAGCAGAGAATGCCATGCAGGTCTTCGCACCGCAGAGGCCGCAGTCCTTGCCGGGTGGCTTCCATGCCATGGTCACTCACCCCGGAAGAGGTTATCTGCATCATCCAGCCGGCGGATCACACCAAAGTGATGGTTCCAGCCGATCTCTTTCTTCCCGATACAGACGGTGCAGACACCAAGCGGCGGGTTGCCCCGGAGGGTGATTGCAGACTCTTCCGTTATCTCCTCCTGCCCCTCGATCATCTGCATCAGATACCGCATCCCGGTGCCGACGATGGCATTCGTCTCGATGATCTCAACGTCGGGTGCGACATCCCGGATTCCCTCCCTGAAGACCTCCTTCTCGGCCTGGGAGACGAGATCCACCCTGGTGACGACGGCGATATCCGCAAGGGCGATCATCGGTGCCATCTTATATGGGGAATGTGTTCCCGAGATGGCGGAGATGACCGCGATTCCAAGTGACTGCGTTGTGTAGGGGGTGCAGCGGAGGCAGAGGCCCGCCGACTCGATGATCAGGTACTCTGCCCCCGCCTCCCTTGCCCATCCGAGGGCATCGGCGGTGACCATGATCCCGGCATGGTCCGGGCAGAGATCGCCGGAGATGAGCTTCTTTGCCGGTATTCCAAACTCCGCTGCGATCTCTTCATCCTCTGTTGCATAGATGACATCGATCTTGAGATATGCTGCCGACCGCTCCGGGAGATTCCGAAGGATCTGCCTGATCACCGCGGTCTTCCCGGCAGAGGGAGGACCGGCAACGATGATGAGCTTCATGTGGCGGCGACCTGTTCGCTGAGTATTTCTCCGGATCGGAGCCGTTCCCGGAGGGAGGAGAGATAGTTGTCCATCTCGGTGACCTGCCTGAGAATGGATGCCTCTGCGCCGTCAGGCTCAAGGACCGCACGGACCGAGCCGTTCCCCATCACGATCCGCCGATCCGAGAGGAGTGAGACAAGGGGGTCATGGGTGACGAAGATGACGGTTGTTCCCGACTCTTTGAGGCATGAGATGACGCGGTCGCGGAAGATTCCGGCGTTTTCAATCTCATCAAGGAGGATGATCGGGGCATGCGAGATGACGACGGCATCAGCGATGAGAAGGGATCTCGTCTGGCCGCCGGAGAGGGAGGAGATGCGTGTCCCGGATCGGATCGGCTCGCCGGTGAACTGGTTGGCAAGGCGGATCGTCTCTTCGATCCGATCCCCCTCCTCGATCTTCCGGGCCCGGAGATGCATCGAGAGGAACTCATGCACCGTCAGGTCGGCGAGGCATTTGGTCGTCTGGGTGATGAGGGCGACCGGCTTGCAGGAGGGGTCGCGGACGAACCGCTCCGGTGGCGGGGCACCATCGACGAGGATCTGTCGTCCGGTGACGGTATCGCCCTGTGCAAAGACCTCAATATCGTTGATGAAGGCACTCTTTCCGGAACCTGTCGGGCCGACGATGGCGATGGTGTCGCCTGGCCGGAGATGGAGGGCCTCAAACGGCTCGGGAGCACCGTTCCGATCATGGCCCGGGAGGATGGTGATCGTGTACATGATCAGGTTTCTCTATCCGGGAGGTGATAACTGTTTCCCCATTGTGATATTTTATTTGTCTAAATTGTCCAAAATATCTAATAATTTAATCTTTATGTATAATTTTTACCCTGTAAATTAATGTATGCTCTCGACAGGGCTGACAAAGAAACCATTCGGTATGGTAGTGCCCATACCAGAAAAGGTGCGATCTCAAACCCTAATCCA
This DNA window, taken from Methanocalculus alkaliphilus, encodes the following:
- a CDS encoding methanogenesis marker 16 metalloprotein yields the protein MKTPGEINRKIRDGTAVVIPADEFKRRLRDGEEFTAEEVDIVTCATFGVMSGTYAVLSIPVAPPGTFRRAVSCTLNGVPAFPGPCPNERLGLIDCIVYGTAHRDGRYGGGHLFADLAAGREIHCEAFADGQTHSATITLDDCPAARLHTTRSAFRNYTAFLAEEEGVTPTIFSVTGLHGPCREISVSGCGEINPVENDPSLRSLGPGTPIHLNGADGIILGEGTRSTPQRPNLACSADMKGMDPLMMGGFTTSEGPECLTSVAAAVPVLDDASLQALLIRDGDIPLPIAGIEERKPRGSADYGAVWQGTDRAVRHHPDSCISCSPCHARILCPAAAIREDLTIDRKLCLACGTCQSACEAGVYRIRLGALAYNEQQIPITLRQSERTRAERLCRRLAQRIQEGTFLLKEGT
- a CDS encoding (Fe-S)-binding protein, whose amino-acid sequence is MAWKPPGKDCGLCGAKTCMAFSALLAAGAKRRTDCPFYGEEKKQAPTGYSGVDLLGIEYDFVLHPFPGEPSTRKDIVPFRPDLVERWEIQRGDLVIGRPAGAGCPITHALRVTAADPVSGIISCHVTTPLEARNGEVKDIRAYHVHAFEGIAETVRREPAFGNRQRFLPGFCMMGLSHTGVVNMVIMEKDGLHVRVEGIGL
- a CDS encoding GTP-binding protein — its product is MKLIIVAGPPSAGKTAVIRQILRNLPERSAAYLKIDVIYATEDEEIAAEFGIPAKKLISGDLCPDHAGIMVTADALGWAREAGAEYLIIESAGLCLRCTPYTTQSLGIAVISAISGTHSPYKMAPMIALADIAVVTRVDLVSQAEKEVFREGIRDVAPDVEIIETNAIVGTGMRYLMQMIEGQEEITEESAITLRGNPPLGVCTVCIGKKEIGWNHHFGVIRRLDDADNLFRGE
- a CDS encoding ATP-binding cassette domain-containing protein, whose amino-acid sequence is MYTITILPGHDRNGAPEPFEALHLRPGDTIAIVGPTGSGKSAFINDIEVFAQGDTVTGRQILVDGAPPPERFVRDPSCKPVALITQTTKCLADLTVHEFLSMHLRARKIEEGDRIEETIRLANQFTGEPIRSGTRISSLSGGQTRSLLIADAVVISHAPIILLDEIENAGIFRDRVISCLKESGTTVIFVTHDPLVSLLSDRRIVMGNGSVRAVLEPDGAEASILRQVTEMDNYLSSLRERLRSGEILSEQVAAT